A stretch of the Nicotiana tabacum cultivar K326 chromosome 6, ASM71507v2, whole genome shotgun sequence genome encodes the following:
- the LOC107792660 gene encoding stromal processing peptidase, chloroplastic isoform X1 — translation MQATSVVFNTKPVLAPIHVYSDSQSSLVVTSQSNWVQRKRSIKLRSHRHSQSRAYLIRNKLQSVQGRCLRQNVEQLHRANILNRRQPVSCFLYPQRRQIGINKVKNGVFLDKSTFQLSKQHRGDVSVKELQVPRATVGPDEPHAASTAWPDGILEKQEFDMLDPEVEKAEFEQFLSSELPCHPKLYRGQLKNGLRYLILPNKIPPNRFEAHMEVHVGSIDEEDDEQGIAHMIEHVAFLGSKKREKLLGTGARSNAYTDFHHTVFHIHSPTSTKGSEGDCLPVVLDALNEIAFHPKFLASRVEKERRAILSELQMMNTIEYRVDCQLLQHLHSENKLSKRFPIGLEEQIKKWDADKIRKFHERWYFPANATLYIVGDIDNISQTIYHIEDVFGKTEMDNEPNSAPSPSAFGAMASFLVPKLTVGLSSNSTHDRSSASLDQAKALRKERHAVRPPVQHNWSLPGHNNDTKTPQIFQHELLQNFSMNMFCKIPVNKVRTYGGLRNVLMKRIFLSALHFRINTRYKSSNPPFTSVELDHSDSGREGCTVTTLTVTAEPKNWQNAVKVAVQEVRRLKEFGVTKGELARYTDALLKDSEQLAAMIDNVSSVDNLDFVMESDALGHTVMDQRQGHESLLAVAGTITLEEVNATGAEVLEYISDFGKPSAPLPAAIVACVPSKVHVDGGGEAEFRISPEEITTAIVSGLKESIEPEPELEVPTELITSEQLEELRLKRCPSFVPVATNSDITKSYDNETGIVQRRLSNGIPINYKITKNEANCGVMRLIVGGGRAAESSHEKGSVIVGVRTLSEGGRVGNFSREQVELFCVNHLINCSLESTEEFICMEFRFTLRDNAMRGAFQLLHMVLEHSVWLDDAFDRAKQLYMSYYRSIPKSLERSTAHKLMLAMLNGDERFVEPTPHSLQSLTLESVRAAVMDQFVSDNMEVSIVGDFSEEDIESCILDYLGTVKPTKGFEKAQQYSPILFSTSPFGLQHQQVFLKDTDERACAYIAGPAPNRWGFTSEGKDLFESVGDLSANDHELEQSDVPLQGRLRNHPLFYAIAMGLLAEIINSRLFTTVRDSLGLTYDVSFELNLFDRLKLGWYVVSVTSTPGKVHKAVDACKNVLRGLLSNRIVPRELDRARRTLLMRHEAEIKSNAYWLGLLSHLQAPSVPRKDISCIKDLTLLYETATIEDIYVAYEQLKIDENSLYSCIGVAGAQAGEDVSASLEVEETDEGLQGVLPMGRGSSTVTRPTT, via the exons ATGCAAGCAACTTCTGTTGTATTCAATACCAAGCCTGTTCTAGCTCCAATTCATGTATACAGCGACTCTCAATCGTCTTTGGTTGTAACATCTCAATCCAATTGGGTTCAGCGGAAGAGGAGTATTAAATTGCGTTCTCATAGGCATTCTCAAAGTCGGGCTTATCTCATCCGCAATAAG TTGCAGAGTGTGCAGGGAAGATGTCTTCGTCAGAATGTGGAGCAATTACACAGAGCCAATATTTTAAACCGGAGGCAACCCGTTTCGTGCTTTCTCTATCCTCAAAGGAGACAAATTGGTATCAATAAAGTGAAAAATGGAGTATTTTTGGACAAGTCTACCTTCCAACTGTCAAAACAACATCGTGGTGATGTCTCT GTCAAAGAATTGCAGGTTCCACGAGCAACTGTTGGCCCAGATGAACCTCATGCAGCAAGTACAGCATGGCCAGATGGTATCTTAGAGAAACAAGAATTTGATATGCTTGATCCTGAAGTAGAGAAAGCAGAGTTTGAACAGTTTTTGAGTTCTGAACTTCCGTGTCACCCGAAATTGTATAGAGGGCAGCTCAAAAATGGACTTCGCTACCTCATTCTACCAAATAAAATTCCCCCAAATAG ATTTGAAGCACACATGGAAGTTCATGTGGGATCAATTGATGAGGAAGACGATGAGCAAGGAATTGCTCACATGATTGAACATGTTGCTTTTCTTGGAAGTAAGAAGCGCGAAAAACTTTTGGGGACCGGGGCACGATCAAATGCTTACACAGATTTTCATCATACAGTGTTCCACATCCATTCACCCACTAGCACAAAG GGCTCAGAAGGCGATTGTCTTCCAGTGGTCCTAGATGCTCTGAATGAG ATCGCTTTCCATCCCAAGTTTCTTGCTTCGCGAGTTGAGAAAGAAAGACGTGCAATACTGTCAGAGCTACAAATGATGAATACTATAGAATACCGTGTTGATTGCCAG TTGTTACAGCACTTGCACTCCGAGAACAAGCTGAGCAAAAGATTCCCAATTGGGCTCGAAGAACAGATCAAGAAATGGGATGCTGATAAAATCAGAAAATTTCATGAACGTTGGTACTTTCCAGCAAATGCCACCTTATACATTGTGGGAGATATAGATAACATTTCACAGACCATTTACCATATTGAA GATGTTTTTGGGAAAACCGAAATGGATAATGAGCCTAATTCAGCACCTAGTCCGAGTGCCTTTGGTGCAATGGCTAGTTTTCTAGTTCCCAAGCTGACAGTTGGACTCTCAAGCAATTCCACGCATGATAGGTCATCTGCTTCTTTGGATCAGGCGAAAGCGTTGCGAAAGGAGAGGCATGCAGTCCGGCCTCCTGTTCAGCACAATTGGTCTCTTCCTGGACACAACAACGATACTAAAACACCACAGATATTTCAGCATGAATTACTACAGAATTTCTCAATGAATATGTTTTGCAAG ATTCCCGTGAACAAGGTCCGAACATATGGTGGTTTGAGGAATGTGCTAATGAAGAGGATATTTCTTTCTGCTTTACATTTCCGTATCAACACTCGGTATAAG AGTTCAAATCCTCCATTCACCTCAGTTGAACTGGATCATAGTGACTCTGGAAGGGAAGGGTGTACTGTGACCACTCTCACAGTGACTGCGGAACCTAAAAATTGGCAGAATGCAGTCAAAGTTGCTGTGCAGGAG GTCCGAAGGCTGAAAGAATTCGGTGTCACAAAGGGTGAGTTAGCTCGTTATACGGATGCCTTGCTAAAAGATAGTGAACAGTTAGCTGCTATGATCGACAATGTTTCATCAGTGGATAATCTGGATTTTGTTATGGAGAGCGATGCACTTGGCCATACTGTTATGGATCAAAGACAAGGACATGAAAGCTTGCTTGCTGTTGCCGGAACCATCACTTTGGAGGAG GTAAATGCCACTGGTGCTGAAGTTTTAGAATATATTTCTGATTTTGGAAAACCATCAGCACCACTTCCTGCAGCAATTGTTGCATGTGTTCCGTCAAAGGTGCATGTTGACGGCGGAGGAGAAGCTGAATTCAGAATATCTCCAGAGGAGATTACAACTGCTATCGTATCAGGTCTGAAAGAATCAATTGAGCCGGAGCCAGAG CTTGAGGTGCCAACAGAGTTGATCACGTCAGAACAACTTGAAGAACTGAGGTTGAAGAGGTGCCCATCCTTTGTGCCGGTGGCGACAAATTCAGATATCACTAAATCCTATGACAATGAAACTGGGATCGTCCAAAGACGTCTTTCAAATGGTATTCCTATAAATTATAAG ATTACAAAAAATGAAGCCAATTGTGGGGTGATGAGACTTATCGTTGGAGGTGGACGGGCAGCGGAAAGTTCTCATGAAAAAGGATCCGTTATTGTGGGTGTTCGAACTCTGAGTGAAGGGGGCCGTGTTGGTAACTTTTCAAGAGAACAG GTAGAGCTTTTCTGTGTGAATCACTTGATAAATTGCTCACTGGAGTCAACGGAAGAATTTATCTGCATGGAGTTCCGCTTTACTTTACGAGACAATGCAATGCGTGGTGCTTTCCAGTTACTTCATATGGTGCTTGAG CATAGTGTTTGGCTGGATGATGCATTTGACCGAGCTAAACAGTTGTACATGTCATATTACCGCTCTATCCCTAAGAGTTTAGAACGCTCAACTGCCCATAAGCTCATGCTAGCTATGCTAAATGGAGATGAGCGCTTTGTTGAGCCAACTCCACATTCATTGCAAAGCTTAACTCTGGAAAGTGTAAGAGCAGCTGTAATGGATCAATTCGTCAGTGACAACATGGAG GTGAGTATCGTTGGAGACTTCTCGGAGGAAGATATTGAATCATGCATTCTTGACTATTTGGGAACTGTCAAACCGACAAAAGGTTTTGAGAAAGCACAGCAATACAGCCCAATCTTGTTCAGCACCTCTCCCTTTGGTTTGCAGCATCAGCAA GTATTTTTGAAGGATACAGATGAGAGAGCGTGTGCTTATATTGCCGGCCCTGCACCAAACCGCTGGGGATTTACTTCTGAGGGGAAAGATCTTTTTGAGTCTGTTGGCGATCTCTCTGCAAATGACC ATGAGTTGGAACAAAGCGATGTGCCCCTACAAGGACGACTCCGTAATCATCCTCTGTTTTATGCCATTGCAATGGGTCTATTGGCTGAGATCATAAACTCCAG GCTTTTCACTACAGTTAGGGACTCTCTTGGACTGACATATGATGTTTCGTTTGAACTTAACCTCTTTGACCGCTTGAAGCTAGGGTGGTATGTCGTCTCAGTGACTTCAACCCCTGGAAAG GTGCACAAAGCTGTTGATGCTTGCAAGAATGTCCTAAGAGGTTTGCTTAGCAACAGGATTGTACCGAGGGAGTTGGACCGG GCAAGACGAACACTTCTTATGCGACATGAAGCTGAAATTAAGTCAAATGCCTATTGGCTTGGACTGTTATCTCATTTACAAGCACCTTCTGTACCTAGGAAG GACATCTCTTGCATCAAAGATCTCACTTTGTTGTATGAAACTGCCACCATTGAAGACATATATGTTGCCTATGAGCAGTTGAAGATAGATGAAAACTCTTTGTACTCTTGCATTGGTGTTGCTGGGGCTCAGGCTGGAGAAGATGTTTCTG CCTCATTAGAAGTGGAAGAAACAGATGAGGGCCTTCAAGGTGTTCTTCCCATGGGACGGGGGTCATCTACAGTGACGCGTCCAACTACATGA
- the LOC107792660 gene encoding stromal processing peptidase, chloroplastic isoform X2: MQATSVVFNTKPVLAPIHVYSDSQSSLVVTSQSNWVQRKRSIKLRSHRHSQSRAYLIRNKSVQGRCLRQNVEQLHRANILNRRQPVSCFLYPQRRQIGINKVKNGVFLDKSTFQLSKQHRGDVSVKELQVPRATVGPDEPHAASTAWPDGILEKQEFDMLDPEVEKAEFEQFLSSELPCHPKLYRGQLKNGLRYLILPNKIPPNRFEAHMEVHVGSIDEEDDEQGIAHMIEHVAFLGSKKREKLLGTGARSNAYTDFHHTVFHIHSPTSTKGSEGDCLPVVLDALNEIAFHPKFLASRVEKERRAILSELQMMNTIEYRVDCQLLQHLHSENKLSKRFPIGLEEQIKKWDADKIRKFHERWYFPANATLYIVGDIDNISQTIYHIEDVFGKTEMDNEPNSAPSPSAFGAMASFLVPKLTVGLSSNSTHDRSSASLDQAKALRKERHAVRPPVQHNWSLPGHNNDTKTPQIFQHELLQNFSMNMFCKIPVNKVRTYGGLRNVLMKRIFLSALHFRINTRYKSSNPPFTSVELDHSDSGREGCTVTTLTVTAEPKNWQNAVKVAVQEVRRLKEFGVTKGELARYTDALLKDSEQLAAMIDNVSSVDNLDFVMESDALGHTVMDQRQGHESLLAVAGTITLEEVNATGAEVLEYISDFGKPSAPLPAAIVACVPSKVHVDGGGEAEFRISPEEITTAIVSGLKESIEPEPELEVPTELITSEQLEELRLKRCPSFVPVATNSDITKSYDNETGIVQRRLSNGIPINYKITKNEANCGVMRLIVGGGRAAESSHEKGSVIVGVRTLSEGGRVGNFSREQVELFCVNHLINCSLESTEEFICMEFRFTLRDNAMRGAFQLLHMVLEHSVWLDDAFDRAKQLYMSYYRSIPKSLERSTAHKLMLAMLNGDERFVEPTPHSLQSLTLESVRAAVMDQFVSDNMEVSIVGDFSEEDIESCILDYLGTVKPTKGFEKAQQYSPILFSTSPFGLQHQQVFLKDTDERACAYIAGPAPNRWGFTSEGKDLFESVGDLSANDHELEQSDVPLQGRLRNHPLFYAIAMGLLAEIINSRLFTTVRDSLGLTYDVSFELNLFDRLKLGWYVVSVTSTPGKVHKAVDACKNVLRGLLSNRIVPRELDRARRTLLMRHEAEIKSNAYWLGLLSHLQAPSVPRKDISCIKDLTLLYETATIEDIYVAYEQLKIDENSLYSCIGVAGAQAGEDVSASLEVEETDEGLQGVLPMGRGSSTVTRPTT, encoded by the exons ATGCAAGCAACTTCTGTTGTATTCAATACCAAGCCTGTTCTAGCTCCAATTCATGTATACAGCGACTCTCAATCGTCTTTGGTTGTAACATCTCAATCCAATTGGGTTCAGCGGAAGAGGAGTATTAAATTGCGTTCTCATAGGCATTCTCAAAGTCGGGCTTATCTCATCCGCAATAAG AGTGTGCAGGGAAGATGTCTTCGTCAGAATGTGGAGCAATTACACAGAGCCAATATTTTAAACCGGAGGCAACCCGTTTCGTGCTTTCTCTATCCTCAAAGGAGACAAATTGGTATCAATAAAGTGAAAAATGGAGTATTTTTGGACAAGTCTACCTTCCAACTGTCAAAACAACATCGTGGTGATGTCTCT GTCAAAGAATTGCAGGTTCCACGAGCAACTGTTGGCCCAGATGAACCTCATGCAGCAAGTACAGCATGGCCAGATGGTATCTTAGAGAAACAAGAATTTGATATGCTTGATCCTGAAGTAGAGAAAGCAGAGTTTGAACAGTTTTTGAGTTCTGAACTTCCGTGTCACCCGAAATTGTATAGAGGGCAGCTCAAAAATGGACTTCGCTACCTCATTCTACCAAATAAAATTCCCCCAAATAG ATTTGAAGCACACATGGAAGTTCATGTGGGATCAATTGATGAGGAAGACGATGAGCAAGGAATTGCTCACATGATTGAACATGTTGCTTTTCTTGGAAGTAAGAAGCGCGAAAAACTTTTGGGGACCGGGGCACGATCAAATGCTTACACAGATTTTCATCATACAGTGTTCCACATCCATTCACCCACTAGCACAAAG GGCTCAGAAGGCGATTGTCTTCCAGTGGTCCTAGATGCTCTGAATGAG ATCGCTTTCCATCCCAAGTTTCTTGCTTCGCGAGTTGAGAAAGAAAGACGTGCAATACTGTCAGAGCTACAAATGATGAATACTATAGAATACCGTGTTGATTGCCAG TTGTTACAGCACTTGCACTCCGAGAACAAGCTGAGCAAAAGATTCCCAATTGGGCTCGAAGAACAGATCAAGAAATGGGATGCTGATAAAATCAGAAAATTTCATGAACGTTGGTACTTTCCAGCAAATGCCACCTTATACATTGTGGGAGATATAGATAACATTTCACAGACCATTTACCATATTGAA GATGTTTTTGGGAAAACCGAAATGGATAATGAGCCTAATTCAGCACCTAGTCCGAGTGCCTTTGGTGCAATGGCTAGTTTTCTAGTTCCCAAGCTGACAGTTGGACTCTCAAGCAATTCCACGCATGATAGGTCATCTGCTTCTTTGGATCAGGCGAAAGCGTTGCGAAAGGAGAGGCATGCAGTCCGGCCTCCTGTTCAGCACAATTGGTCTCTTCCTGGACACAACAACGATACTAAAACACCACAGATATTTCAGCATGAATTACTACAGAATTTCTCAATGAATATGTTTTGCAAG ATTCCCGTGAACAAGGTCCGAACATATGGTGGTTTGAGGAATGTGCTAATGAAGAGGATATTTCTTTCTGCTTTACATTTCCGTATCAACACTCGGTATAAG AGTTCAAATCCTCCATTCACCTCAGTTGAACTGGATCATAGTGACTCTGGAAGGGAAGGGTGTACTGTGACCACTCTCACAGTGACTGCGGAACCTAAAAATTGGCAGAATGCAGTCAAAGTTGCTGTGCAGGAG GTCCGAAGGCTGAAAGAATTCGGTGTCACAAAGGGTGAGTTAGCTCGTTATACGGATGCCTTGCTAAAAGATAGTGAACAGTTAGCTGCTATGATCGACAATGTTTCATCAGTGGATAATCTGGATTTTGTTATGGAGAGCGATGCACTTGGCCATACTGTTATGGATCAAAGACAAGGACATGAAAGCTTGCTTGCTGTTGCCGGAACCATCACTTTGGAGGAG GTAAATGCCACTGGTGCTGAAGTTTTAGAATATATTTCTGATTTTGGAAAACCATCAGCACCACTTCCTGCAGCAATTGTTGCATGTGTTCCGTCAAAGGTGCATGTTGACGGCGGAGGAGAAGCTGAATTCAGAATATCTCCAGAGGAGATTACAACTGCTATCGTATCAGGTCTGAAAGAATCAATTGAGCCGGAGCCAGAG CTTGAGGTGCCAACAGAGTTGATCACGTCAGAACAACTTGAAGAACTGAGGTTGAAGAGGTGCCCATCCTTTGTGCCGGTGGCGACAAATTCAGATATCACTAAATCCTATGACAATGAAACTGGGATCGTCCAAAGACGTCTTTCAAATGGTATTCCTATAAATTATAAG ATTACAAAAAATGAAGCCAATTGTGGGGTGATGAGACTTATCGTTGGAGGTGGACGGGCAGCGGAAAGTTCTCATGAAAAAGGATCCGTTATTGTGGGTGTTCGAACTCTGAGTGAAGGGGGCCGTGTTGGTAACTTTTCAAGAGAACAG GTAGAGCTTTTCTGTGTGAATCACTTGATAAATTGCTCACTGGAGTCAACGGAAGAATTTATCTGCATGGAGTTCCGCTTTACTTTACGAGACAATGCAATGCGTGGTGCTTTCCAGTTACTTCATATGGTGCTTGAG CATAGTGTTTGGCTGGATGATGCATTTGACCGAGCTAAACAGTTGTACATGTCATATTACCGCTCTATCCCTAAGAGTTTAGAACGCTCAACTGCCCATAAGCTCATGCTAGCTATGCTAAATGGAGATGAGCGCTTTGTTGAGCCAACTCCACATTCATTGCAAAGCTTAACTCTGGAAAGTGTAAGAGCAGCTGTAATGGATCAATTCGTCAGTGACAACATGGAG GTGAGTATCGTTGGAGACTTCTCGGAGGAAGATATTGAATCATGCATTCTTGACTATTTGGGAACTGTCAAACCGACAAAAGGTTTTGAGAAAGCACAGCAATACAGCCCAATCTTGTTCAGCACCTCTCCCTTTGGTTTGCAGCATCAGCAA GTATTTTTGAAGGATACAGATGAGAGAGCGTGTGCTTATATTGCCGGCCCTGCACCAAACCGCTGGGGATTTACTTCTGAGGGGAAAGATCTTTTTGAGTCTGTTGGCGATCTCTCTGCAAATGACC ATGAGTTGGAACAAAGCGATGTGCCCCTACAAGGACGACTCCGTAATCATCCTCTGTTTTATGCCATTGCAATGGGTCTATTGGCTGAGATCATAAACTCCAG GCTTTTCACTACAGTTAGGGACTCTCTTGGACTGACATATGATGTTTCGTTTGAACTTAACCTCTTTGACCGCTTGAAGCTAGGGTGGTATGTCGTCTCAGTGACTTCAACCCCTGGAAAG GTGCACAAAGCTGTTGATGCTTGCAAGAATGTCCTAAGAGGTTTGCTTAGCAACAGGATTGTACCGAGGGAGTTGGACCGG GCAAGACGAACACTTCTTATGCGACATGAAGCTGAAATTAAGTCAAATGCCTATTGGCTTGGACTGTTATCTCATTTACAAGCACCTTCTGTACCTAGGAAG GACATCTCTTGCATCAAAGATCTCACTTTGTTGTATGAAACTGCCACCATTGAAGACATATATGTTGCCTATGAGCAGTTGAAGATAGATGAAAACTCTTTGTACTCTTGCATTGGTGTTGCTGGGGCTCAGGCTGGAGAAGATGTTTCTG CCTCATTAGAAGTGGAAGAAACAGATGAGGGCCTTCAAGGTGTTCTTCCCATGGGACGGGGGTCATCTACAGTGACGCGTCCAACTACATGA